One genomic window of Psychrobacillus sp. INOP01 includes the following:
- a CDS encoding DapH/DapD/GlmU-related protein yields the protein MRRTERYPVKGANSLWHVYDTVPFWKVMKNFIFIQAARYSPFLSWKNFFYRVFLKMEVGKETSFALMVMVDVMFPERIKVGDNSIIGYNTTILAHEYLIDEYRIGDVIIGNRVLIGANTTILPGITIGNDAIVSAATLVNADVPEGCFVGGNPMRIIYTKEQMLERNKK from the coding sequence ATGAGGAGAACAGAACGATATCCTGTAAAAGGGGCAAACTCGCTTTGGCATGTGTATGATACCGTTCCATTTTGGAAAGTTATGAAGAACTTTATCTTTATTCAAGCCGCTAGATATTCCCCTTTTTTAAGTTGGAAAAATTTTTTCTATCGTGTTTTTCTGAAAATGGAAGTTGGAAAAGAAACGTCTTTTGCTTTAATGGTAATGGTTGATGTCATGTTCCCAGAGCGTATTAAAGTCGGCGATAATTCCATTATTGGCTATAACACGACGATTCTTGCGCATGAATATTTGATCGACGAATATCGTATTGGAGATGTCATTATTGGTAATCGAGTATTGATCGGGGCAAATACCACAATTTTGCCAGGTATTACGATTGGGAATGATGCCATTGTTTCTGCAGCAACACTCGTCAATGCAGATGTTCCAGAAGGATGCTTTGTTGGAGGAAATCCAATGCGTATTATTTATACGAAGGAACAAATGCTAGAACGAAATAAAAAATAA
- a CDS encoding ATP phosphoribosyltransferase regulatory subunit codes for MSKIQMFEKPLGMRDSFPEVNEQKEYIRSTARDFIRKKGYDFIKTPSVEYFETIGKASAIDESSLFKLVDNQGEMLVLRPDMTTPIARIAASKLLKEKNPLRLAYYADVFRAQQREGGRPAEFEQLGLELVGDFSPYADSEIIYTAIELLKALGVESFRITIGHAEILTAFLTNYTNSTEQVEMLRQLLVEKNLVGFSQKLESMDLLKVQKENLIKIIDYTIDSNVFTDFRQFLNDDQQYLIDQVEELQELLEFQLNDFSIVSFDFSLASHMSYYTGMLFEIHAAGSGFSIGNGGRYDELFKQFDEKVGATGFGIRVDRLLEVLPKVVVDEKHTLLLFDKGSFSKANVLAEARRNASEYVTLQYAESVNDIEAFKQIFDEVIIVSEGGFFRE; via the coding sequence ATGAGCAAAATTCAAATGTTCGAAAAGCCTCTTGGAATGAGAGATTCTTTTCCAGAAGTAAACGAACAAAAAGAATATATACGATCGACAGCAAGAGATTTTATACGAAAAAAAGGGTACGACTTTATAAAAACACCTTCCGTGGAGTATTTTGAAACAATCGGTAAAGCTTCCGCTATTGATGAGTCGTCCTTGTTTAAACTAGTAGACAATCAAGGTGAAATGCTTGTTTTACGTCCTGATATGACGACACCGATTGCTAGAATAGCAGCTTCCAAGTTATTAAAGGAAAAAAATCCATTACGCTTAGCGTACTATGCGGATGTATTTCGTGCTCAACAACGAGAAGGCGGAAGACCTGCAGAGTTTGAGCAGCTAGGACTGGAACTTGTTGGGGATTTTAGTCCATACGCAGACAGTGAAATAATCTATACTGCGATAGAACTACTGAAGGCTTTAGGTGTAGAAAGCTTCCGAATTACTATTGGACATGCCGAAATTTTAACTGCTTTCTTAACAAACTACACAAATAGCACAGAGCAAGTTGAAATGCTAAGACAACTATTAGTAGAGAAAAATTTAGTAGGTTTCTCACAAAAGTTAGAAAGCATGGACTTACTGAAAGTACAAAAAGAAAATCTTATAAAAATAATAGATTATACAATAGACTCTAATGTATTTACGGATTTCCGCCAGTTTCTTAATGACGATCAGCAATATTTGATCGATCAGGTTGAGGAACTTCAAGAATTACTAGAATTCCAATTGAATGACTTTTCAATTGTATCGTTTGATTTTTCTTTAGCGAGTCATATGAGCTATTACACTGGTATGCTGTTTGAAATTCACGCTGCGGGAAGTGGTTTCTCCATTGGGAATGGTGGACGATATGATGAGTTATTTAAACAGTTCGACGAAAAAGTAGGAGCTACAGGATTTGGGATTCGTGTTGACCGATTATTAGAAGTATTACCGAAGGTTGTCGTTGATGAGAAGCATACGCTTCTTTTATTTGATAAAGGGTCTTTTTCTAAAGCAAATGTATTAGCGGAAGCTAGAAGAAATGCATCCGAATATGTGACGCTGCAATATGCGGAGAGTGTTAATGATATTGAAGCGTTTAAACAAATTTTCGATGAAGTGATTATCGTGTCTGAGGGTGGTTTTTTCCGTGAATGA
- the hisIE gene encoding bifunctional phosphoribosyl-AMP cyclohydrolase/phosphoribosyl-ATP diphosphatase HisIE: MTNLTYDEKGLIPVIVQHAITREVLTLAYMNEEAYAKTVETQETWFFSRSRQELWHKGETSGNTQKVVSIKTDCDSDALVVEVLPTGPACHTGEETCFHNTLEKMDNTVGYNTITSLINVIKERQQSMPEGAYTTYLFEKGVDKICKKVGEEASEVIIASKNNDGEELKWEAADLLYHLLVLLQNQQVSFYDLLQVLQKRHEVKADKK; the protein is encoded by the coding sequence ATGACTAATTTAACATATGATGAAAAAGGATTAATACCTGTAATCGTGCAACATGCAATTACAAGAGAAGTGTTAACACTTGCTTATATGAACGAAGAAGCCTACGCAAAAACAGTAGAAACACAGGAAACCTGGTTTTTTAGTCGAAGCAGACAGGAACTTTGGCATAAAGGAGAAACTTCAGGGAATACACAAAAAGTAGTTTCTATTAAGACAGACTGCGATTCGGATGCATTAGTTGTAGAAGTATTACCAACTGGACCTGCATGCCATACAGGAGAAGAGACATGCTTTCATAATACATTAGAAAAAATGGATAATACGGTAGGCTACAATACGATTACCTCTCTAATCAATGTTATCAAAGAAAGACAGCAATCTATGCCAGAAGGTGCTTATACGACGTACTTATTTGAAAAAGGTGTAGATAAAATTTGTAAAAAAGTGGGAGAGGAAGCATCCGAAGTTATTATCGCTTCCAAAAATAATGATGGTGAAGAGTTGAAATGGGAAGCAGCAGATCTTCTATATCATTTGTTAGTTCTTCTACAAAACCAACAAGTTAGTTTCTATGACTTACTACAAGTATTACAGAAAAGACATGAAGTCAAAGCAGATAAAAAATAA
- a CDS encoding lipopolysaccharide assembly protein LapB has protein sequence MNKKSKKVLRENIISFLPTGEYYYKKALDELQKEQYEKAHKYLKRAAELSPNDPMILLQYAILQMEIDNFELAHELLRSAHAIDQNESEIIFFLAEVNAHLGNFVEANKFAQMYLEIDIQGEYTEEAMEIVDFTEQEDVVSLQVDTPSGEALFLQEKSRRLMEQGKFAEAVELLESIVVDHPDFWAAFNNLALAYFYIGEEEQAKALLHDVLNENRGNIHALCNLAVIHYYEKNEDELEEIVELLVKINPYFVEHRYKLGATFALIGKYEQAFKWLRSLQRKGFEGDPGFYFWLSHSAYFSGHEEVAKNAWKALLKLDPEKAGFEPWLPTKSESDDDASKIQKEYILEKIEHKHVSERIYGFYLLGKSKHRQEIISHPKWIVVDDLTTMEKLFLANSLGHDFDDKSPAEKAFLRAIAATDLLYDKYKPLEHEDTFLFQMWFVLVERALEKAYGFKNPRALAAATEYMYESSRSKNVTKKHYAEQYGITTNTLTKYINELMQFLPLFDA, from the coding sequence TTGAATAAAAAAAGTAAAAAAGTTCTTAGAGAAAATATCATTTCGTTTTTACCTACGGGTGAATACTACTATAAAAAAGCATTAGATGAACTACAAAAAGAACAATATGAAAAAGCACATAAATACTTAAAACGAGCAGCAGAACTAAGTCCCAATGATCCCATGATATTACTACAATATGCGATATTACAAATGGAGATAGATAATTTTGAACTAGCTCATGAGCTTTTGAGAAGTGCCCATGCAATTGACCAAAACGAATCAGAGATTATTTTCTTTTTGGCAGAAGTAAATGCCCATCTCGGTAACTTTGTAGAGGCCAATAAATTTGCTCAGATGTATTTGGAAATTGATATTCAAGGTGAATATACGGAAGAGGCCATGGAGATTGTCGACTTCACGGAGCAAGAGGATGTAGTGTCACTTCAGGTAGATACGCCTTCTGGTGAAGCACTATTTTTACAAGAAAAATCTAGACGTTTAATGGAGCAAGGTAAGTTTGCTGAGGCAGTAGAGTTATTAGAATCCATCGTGGTAGATCATCCAGATTTTTGGGCAGCATTTAATAATTTGGCGCTTGCTTATTTTTATATTGGCGAAGAGGAACAAGCAAAGGCGTTACTACATGATGTACTCAATGAAAATAGAGGTAATATCCACGCACTATGTAATTTAGCTGTAATTCATTATTATGAAAAAAATGAAGATGAATTGGAAGAAATCGTAGAATTACTAGTCAAGATAAACCCTTATTTTGTTGAACATCGCTATAAGCTAGGCGCGACTTTTGCGTTAATAGGCAAATATGAACAAGCATTTAAGTGGCTAAGAAGTTTACAGCGAAAAGGTTTCGAAGGGGATCCAGGTTTTTATTTTTGGCTGTCTCATTCGGCTTATTTTTCTGGTCATGAAGAAGTAGCTAAAAATGCTTGGAAGGCATTATTGAAGCTGGATCCGGAAAAAGCTGGATTTGAACCATGGCTACCAACTAAAAGTGAATCTGATGATGATGCTTCTAAAATCCAAAAGGAATATATTTTAGAAAAGATAGAGCATAAGCATGTGAGTGAACGTATTTATGGGTTTTATTTGTTAGGAAAATCAAAGCATCGACAGGAAATTATTTCACATCCTAAATGGATTGTTGTAGATGATTTAACAACTATGGAAAAACTATTCCTTGCTAATTCTTTAGGGCATGATTTTGATGATAAGTCTCCTGCAGAGAAAGCCTTTTTACGTGCAATTGCCGCAACAGACCTATTGTACGATAAATATAAGCCTTTAGAGCATGAAGATACGTTTCTATTTCAAATGTGGTTTGTATTAGTGGAACGTGCATTAGAGAAAGCATATGGTTTCAAAAATCCACGTGCATTAGCAGCAGCAACAGAGTATATGTATGAATCGTCCCGTTCTAAAAATGTAACGAAAAAACATTATGCAGAGCAATATGGTATTACAACCAACACATTGACTAAGTATATTAACGAACTTATGCAATTTTTACCTCTTTTTGATGCCTAG
- the hisD gene encoding histidinol dehydrogenase produces MKIEKLTDTISLLRSVEQTNADYLTTVREVIVDVRQNGDQALLRYTEKWDGAKLTSLKVSKEEMDEAYANFDRQLVDDLEEAAANIRAFHTEQVRRQIDFPLAKNSYIQYKISPLDAVGLYVPGGTAAYPSSVLMNAIPAIVAGVERVVIVSPPSMEGNLPDSVLVAARIAGITEIYKVGGAQAIAALAYGTETIKAVDKITGPGNSFVALAKREVFGKVAIDMIAGPSEIAIIADETAYADEVAADLLAQAEHDRFASSVLITTSPSLAEQVSIEVEKQLKLLPREEIARSSIENFGCIYIADSMKQAVAAVNELAPEHLEIITEQPEELSKKIKHAGAIFIGRFSSEPVGDYFAGTNHVLPTNSTARFSSGLCVDDFVKKTSVVYYSKEMWEEQYPKIARLARLEQLEGHARSVESRSWNKGDSQ; encoded by the coding sequence ATGAAAATAGAAAAGCTTACAGATACAATTTCATTACTACGTTCGGTTGAACAAACAAATGCAGATTATTTAACGACTGTACGTGAGGTAATCGTAGATGTACGGCAGAACGGCGATCAAGCCCTTCTTCGTTATACAGAGAAATGGGATGGTGCAAAACTTACATCACTCAAAGTATCCAAAGAAGAAATGGATGAGGCATACGCTAATTTTGATAGACAATTGGTAGATGACTTGGAAGAGGCTGCTGCTAATATTCGAGCGTTTCATACGGAGCAGGTTCGCAGGCAAATCGACTTCCCATTAGCTAAAAACTCTTATATTCAATATAAAATTTCACCCCTAGATGCAGTAGGCTTATACGTTCCCGGTGGGACAGCAGCTTATCCTTCTTCAGTATTAATGAATGCAATACCTGCAATAGTAGCTGGGGTAGAAAGAGTTGTCATCGTATCACCTCCATCTATGGAAGGGAATCTACCTGACTCAGTATTAGTAGCAGCACGTATTGCTGGTATTACAGAGATATATAAAGTTGGTGGAGCCCAAGCAATAGCGGCTCTTGCGTACGGAACTGAAACGATCAAAGCGGTAGATAAAATTACAGGTCCGGGTAATAGTTTTGTAGCACTTGCTAAAAGAGAGGTGTTTGGTAAGGTTGCGATCGATATGATAGCGGGACCTAGTGAAATAGCAATTATTGCAGATGAAACTGCCTATGCTGATGAAGTAGCAGCAGATCTACTTGCTCAAGCAGAGCATGACCGATTTGCAAGTTCTGTTTTAATCACAACAAGCCCATCCCTTGCCGAACAAGTGTCAATAGAAGTAGAAAAACAATTAAAGCTCCTTCCTAGAGAAGAAATTGCTCGCAGTTCGATCGAAAACTTCGGATGTATCTATATCGCAGACTCAATGAAGCAAGCTGTAGCAGCAGTGAATGAGCTAGCACCAGAACATTTGGAAATTATTACGGAGCAACCCGAAGAACTAAGTAAAAAGATTAAGCATGCAGGAGCTATTTTCATCGGGAGATTCAGTAGTGAGCCAGTAGGCGATTATTTTGCGGGTACGAATCACGTACTGCCGACAAATAGCACAGCGAGATTTTCAAGTGGATTATGTGTTGACGATTTCGTTAAGAAAACAAGCGTCGTATACTATTCAAAAGAAATGTGGGAGGAGCAATATCCTAAAATTGCTCGCTTAGCTAGACTAGAGCAATTAGAAGGACATGCCAGATCTGTAGAGTCAAGAAGCTGGAATAAGGGGGATTCACAATGA
- the hisA gene encoding 1-(5-phosphoribosyl)-5-[(5-phosphoribosylamino)methylideneamino]imidazole-4-carboxamide isomerase: MTSIQVYPAIDMKGGKCVRLYQGDYDQETVYGDSPFDMAKKFADEGATWIHLVDLDGAKDGKKIHADEVIRIAKELPVSVQIGGGIRTKDDVQFYLNNGVNRVIIGSLAISQPDLVVGLIEEFGGERIVIGLDAKDGMVATHGWLETSTQSAVEVGRYFASKGAKHVIFTDIATDGTLQGPNLLANKELAEETGLSIIVSGGISSLEDIAAVAKLAQMTTVAGVITGKALYNERFTLTEALQESAK, translated from the coding sequence ATGACGTCGATTCAAGTTTACCCTGCGATTGATATGAAAGGTGGAAAATGTGTACGCCTGTATCAAGGGGATTATGATCAGGAAACCGTTTATGGAGATTCTCCATTCGATATGGCTAAAAAATTTGCAGATGAAGGGGCAACTTGGATTCATCTAGTAGATTTAGATGGAGCAAAGGACGGCAAGAAAATCCATGCGGACGAAGTTATTCGTATTGCAAAGGAGCTTCCGGTTAGTGTGCAAATTGGTGGGGGAATTCGGACGAAGGATGACGTTCAATTTTATTTGAACAACGGTGTGAATCGTGTAATTATAGGAAGTCTCGCTATTTCACAACCGGATTTAGTGGTGGGGTTAATAGAAGAATTCGGTGGAGAAAGAATTGTCATCGGACTAGATGCAAAGGATGGAATGGTGGCAACACATGGTTGGCTAGAAACTTCCACTCAATCTGCCGTTGAAGTAGGACGATATTTTGCTTCTAAAGGAGCAAAGCACGTTATCTTTACAGATATTGCAACAGATGGAACGCTTCAAGGCCCAAACTTATTGGCAAATAAAGAGCTGGCAGAAGAAACTGGATTATCTATTATTGTATCAGGTGGGATCAGTTCCTTAGAAGATATTGCAGCAGTTGCAAAATTAGCACAAATGACGACAGTTGCTGGTGTTATTACGGGTAAAGCATTGTACAATGAACGGTTTACTCTAACTGAAGCTCTACAAGAATCGGCCAAATAA
- the lgt gene encoding prolipoprotein diacylglyceryl transferase has translation MSLLQIIDPVAFSLGPLEVRWYGVIIALGIVLAFFVAQKEMVKRGFHPDYLTDLLIWAVPIAIISARIYYVIFKWDFYSENPGKIIEIWNGGIAIHGALIGSFITAYIFTKKRGSSFWKVADIVAPSILIGQTIGRWGNFINQEAHGGEVARSFLENLMLPNWIIEQMYIDGKYYHPTFLYESVWNFIGVIILILLRKVNLRRGEMVLFYAAWYSIGRFFIEGMRTDSLYLIGELRTAQVVSIVTVIVAIILFVYRRMTIKPVVHYQDK, from the coding sequence ATGAGTTTATTACAGATTATTGATCCGGTAGCATTTTCTCTAGGACCGTTAGAGGTACGTTGGTATGGAGTAATAATTGCCCTCGGGATAGTATTAGCATTTTTCGTTGCGCAAAAAGAAATGGTGAAGCGAGGATTTCATCCAGATTATTTAACGGATTTGCTTATTTGGGCAGTTCCAATCGCCATTATTAGTGCTCGTATTTACTATGTTATTTTTAAATGGGATTTTTATAGTGAAAATCCAGGTAAAATTATTGAAATATGGAATGGCGGAATTGCGATACACGGGGCATTGATAGGGTCGTTTATAACGGCTTATATTTTCACGAAAAAACGTGGCTCTTCTTTCTGGAAGGTTGCTGATATAGTAGCACCGAGTATTTTAATAGGTCAGACTATTGGTCGTTGGGGAAATTTCATCAACCAAGAAGCGCATGGTGGAGAAGTAGCGAGATCTTTCTTAGAAAATTTGATGCTTCCAAATTGGATCATCGAACAAATGTATATAGATGGAAAGTATTATCACCCAACATTTTTATATGAATCTGTTTGGAACTTTATCGGAGTTATAATATTAATACTGCTTCGCAAAGTGAATTTACGTCGAGGGGAAATGGTGCTATTTTACGCGGCGTGGTATTCTATTGGACGATTTTTCATCGAAGGAATGCGTACTGACAGTCTCTATTTAATAGGTGAATTGAGAACTGCGCAAGTCGTATCGATTGTGACAGTTATAGTTGCAATTATTTTATTTGTATATAGAAGAATGACGATAAAACCTGTTGTTCATTATCAAGATAAGTAA
- the hisG gene encoding ATP phosphoribosyltransferase, producing MNELTIAMPKGRIFEEAYKLFVEAGFDLPKEISDSRKLIVEAPDERIQFILAKPMDVPVYVEHGVADIGIAGKDVLLEQHRDVHELLDLHISNCYIATAGLPNTTMNEIAPRVATKYPRIATNFYKEKGEQVEIIELNGSIELAPMIGLADRIVDIVSTGQTLKENGLVEFEKIVSISSRLIVNPVSYRVKSERINAFVAQLKNELNKR from the coding sequence GTGAATGAGTTAACTATTGCAATGCCAAAGGGGCGTATTTTTGAAGAAGCATATAAACTATTTGTGGAAGCAGGGTTTGATTTGCCTAAAGAGATTAGTGATTCCAGAAAGTTAATCGTTGAGGCTCCGGATGAACGAATTCAATTCATATTGGCAAAACCGATGGATGTACCTGTATACGTTGAACATGGTGTAGCAGATATCGGTATAGCGGGGAAGGATGTTTTATTGGAGCAGCACCGTGATGTCCATGAGCTATTGGATTTACATATTAGTAATTGTTATATAGCAACTGCCGGTCTTCCGAACACGACGATGAATGAGATTGCTCCACGTGTCGCAACAAAGTATCCGAGAATTGCAACAAACTTCTACAAGGAAAAAGGAGAGCAAGTAGAAATTATTGAGTTGAATGGTTCGATTGAGCTAGCACCAATGATCGGTCTTGCAGATCGCATTGTCGATATTGTTTCCACTGGACAGACGCTTAAGGAAAATGGCTTAGTTGAATTTGAAAAAATCGTTTCTATCTCCTCTCGATTGATCGTCAATCCTGTAAGCTATCGAGTGAAAAGTGAACGAATCAATGCTTTTGTTGCACAACTAAAAAATGAATTGAATAAAAGGTAG
- the ppaX gene encoding pyrophosphatase PpaX, whose protein sequence is MKNYKALLFDLDGTLLDTNELIIESFLHVLGETFPGKYSRETVLPFLGPPLFETFDAIDPTLTETLTASYRKWNLERHDQMVAPFDGVVETLRQLKKDGYKLAIVSTKRREMIDRGLKIMECETLFDTIVGFDDVTYTKPNPEPIQIALQRIGANKEEALMIGDNFHDIVGGQRAGVDTAAVAWSIKGEAFLSTYNPTYMLHQMSDLLDIAKGQRV, encoded by the coding sequence GTGAAAAACTATAAAGCACTACTTTTTGATTTAGATGGAACATTATTAGATACGAACGAACTAATTATTGAATCTTTTTTACATGTGTTAGGCGAAACATTTCCGGGGAAATATAGTCGGGAGACTGTCCTACCGTTTTTAGGACCACCATTATTTGAAACATTTGATGCGATAGATCCAACTTTAACGGAGACTTTAACTGCTTCCTATCGTAAATGGAATCTGGAACGACATGACCAAATGGTAGCTCCATTTGATGGAGTCGTAGAAACATTACGACAACTAAAAAAAGATGGCTATAAACTGGCGATTGTTTCTACTAAAAGACGGGAAATGATCGATAGAGGTCTAAAAATAATGGAATGTGAAACGTTATTTGATACAATTGTTGGCTTTGACGATGTTACATATACAAAGCCAAATCCTGAGCCTATTCAAATAGCATTACAAAGAATTGGGGCTAATAAGGAAGAGGCGCTTATGATTGGCGACAATTTTCATGATATCGTAGGTGGGCAAAGAGCTGGAGTTGATACAGCTGCTGTAGCTTGGTCCATCAAAGGAGAAGCATTCTTGTCTACTTATAATCCTACTTATATGCTACATCAAATGAGTGACTTACTTGATATAGCAAAAGGGCAGCGTGTATGA
- the hprK gene encoding HPr(Ser) kinase/phosphatase has protein sequence MSHVTTKDIKEHLNLTLVSGEEGIGRHISVSDISRPGIEIAGYFTHYPSNRIQLLGKTEISFFDLLQPKEKSERMRKLCAQDTPVIIVSHGMEVPKELITASNENSVPVLTTSLPTTRFSSMLTNFLESRLAPSTAVHGVLVDIYGVGVLITGKSGVGKSETALELVKRGHRLVADDCVEIRQEGEDTLVGSAPQLIEHLLEIRGLGIIDIMTLFGASAIRSYKRITLVIELEIWDEKKTYDRLGLEEEKMEIINTAITKLTVPVRPGRNIAVIIEVAAMNHRLKKMGVNAAEDFAKRLNDVIEQNSEVDY, from the coding sequence ATGTCACATGTGACGACGAAGGACATTAAAGAACATTTGAATCTCACATTAGTAAGTGGGGAAGAAGGCATTGGGCGTCATATTTCGGTGAGTGATATTTCTAGACCAGGAATTGAAATCGCAGGATATTTTACACATTATCCTTCCAATCGGATACAGCTTTTAGGTAAGACGGAGATTTCTTTTTTTGATTTGTTACAACCTAAAGAAAAAAGTGAACGTATGAGAAAGCTTTGTGCACAAGATACACCGGTCATCATAGTTTCACACGGAATGGAAGTGCCGAAAGAATTAATCACAGCCTCCAATGAAAATTCAGTTCCTGTATTAACGACTAGCTTGCCTACTACAAGATTTTCTAGTATGCTAACGAACTTTTTAGAAAGTAGGTTAGCACCTTCTACTGCTGTGCATGGCGTACTCGTAGATATTTATGGGGTTGGTGTGCTAATCACTGGGAAAAGCGGAGTCGGGAAAAGCGAGACGGCATTAGAGCTAGTGAAAAGGGGTCATCGTTTAGTAGCGGATGATTGTGTAGAAATTAGGCAAGAGGGCGAGGATACGTTGGTCGGTAGTGCGCCACAGCTGATCGAGCATCTCTTAGAAATTCGCGGATTAGGTATTATCGATATAATGACACTATTTGGGGCAAGTGCCATTCGAAGCTATAAACGTATAACGCTTGTAATCGAATTAGAGATTTGGGATGAGAAAAAGACATATGACCGACTAGGTCTCGAAGAAGAGAAGATGGAAATTATTAATACAGCTATTACGAAGCTAACTGTTCCAGTTCGACCAGGTCGAAATATAGCAGTAATTATTGAAGTGGCTGCAATGAATCACCGATTAAAAAAAATGGGTGTAAATGCTGCGGAAGATTTCGCCAAGCGTTTAAATGATGTTATAGAACAAAATTCAGAAGTGGATTATTAA
- a CDS encoding nucleoside recognition domain-containing protein — MGTLKNGLFAGLKTTWTLSKVIFPITLIVVILQYTPVLPWIIDIISPFMGLLGLRGEAAIPLVLGNALNLYAGIAGILSLELTVKEVFILATMLSFSHNIFIETGVALRVGVKLWVVLVVRFGLAILSAVIINLVWQGGGEVAKYGALQVSQQVPDGWGEIILFGLQKATFGVIQLALIVIPLMVIIQFLKDRNYLQKFSEKLAPFTKVIGVQPNASLTLVAGLVIGLAYGAGVMIQAVKEDGVSKKDATLAFIFLVACHAVVEDTLIFIPLGIPIWPLLLIRLITAFLLTIVVAYVWRKAEQSRHKEVVIP; from the coding sequence ATGGGGACGTTGAAGAATGGGCTGTTTGCTGGTCTTAAAACAACATGGACATTAAGTAAAGTAATTTTCCCAATTACATTAATCGTAGTAATTTTGCAGTATACGCCTGTTCTGCCTTGGATTATTGACATCATATCACCGTTTATGGGGCTATTAGGTCTTCGTGGAGAGGCAGCAATTCCTTTAGTTCTGGGAAATGCATTAAACTTATATGCGGGGATAGCAGGGATACTATCTTTGGAATTGACTGTGAAGGAAGTTTTCATACTAGCGACGATGTTATCCTTTTCCCATAATATTTTCATTGAAACTGGAGTTGCCCTTCGAGTTGGAGTGAAATTATGGGTTGTACTGGTTGTTCGATTTGGTTTGGCAATTCTGTCTGCAGTCATTATTAACCTAGTGTGGCAAGGTGGCGGAGAAGTAGCAAAATATGGTGCGCTACAAGTAAGTCAGCAAGTTCCTGATGGATGGGGAGAAATTATTTTGTTTGGCTTACAAAAGGCGACGTTCGGCGTTATACAATTAGCGCTAATCGTCATACCGTTAATGGTGATTATCCAGTTTTTAAAGGATCGGAATTATTTGCAAAAGTTTTCAGAAAAGCTAGCTCCTTTTACGAAAGTTATTGGTGTACAACCAAATGCTTCCCTAACGCTTGTGGCTGGGCTTGTGATTGGGCTTGCATATGGAGCAGGTGTAATGATTCAAGCAGTGAAAGAGGATGGGGTAAGTAAAAAGGATGCGACATTGGCCTTTATTTTCTTAGTGGCATGTCATGCAGTGGTAGAGGATACGTTAATCTTTATACCATTAGGAATTCCAATCTGGCCATTATTATTAATACGATTAATAACTGCTTTCTTACTAACCATAGTAGTGGCTTATGTTTGGAGGAAAGCGGAGCAAAGTAGACATAAGGAAGTGGTAATCCCGTGA
- the hisB gene encoding imidazoleglycerol-phosphate dehydratase HisB, producing the protein MDKRAAKIERMTNETKVWVEIDLDGEGKAEIDTGVPFMDHMLDLFTKHGLFNASIKAKGDTYIDDHHTTEDIGIVLGQAVKEALGDKKGIKRYGNAFVPMDDALAQVVIDISNRPHLEFRAQFPTQKVGNFDTELVHEFLWKFALEARMNVHVIVHYGANSHHMIEAIFKALARAIDDAITKDDRVKGVPSTKGLLT; encoded by the coding sequence ATGGATAAAAGAGCGGCGAAAATCGAAAGAATGACGAACGAAACAAAAGTATGGGTTGAAATAGACTTAGATGGTGAAGGTAAAGCGGAAATTGATACAGGTGTCCCTTTTATGGATCATATGCTAGATCTATTTACAAAGCATGGTTTATTTAATGCTTCTATTAAAGCTAAAGGAGATACATATATCGATGATCATCATACAACAGAGGATATCGGTATTGTTCTAGGACAAGCAGTAAAAGAAGCATTAGGAGATAAAAAAGGTATTAAACGTTATGGAAATGCCTTTGTACCAATGGATGATGCCTTAGCTCAAGTAGTAATTGATATTTCAAATCGTCCGCATTTAGAATTCCGTGCACAGTTTCCAACTCAAAAAGTAGGGAATTTTGATACAGAGCTAGTTCATGAGTTCCTATGGAAATTTGCTTTGGAGGCACGTATGAATGTCCACGTAATTGTTCATTATGGTGCAAATTCACATCATATGATTGAAGCGATTTTCAAAGCATTGGCTCGAGCAATTGATGATGCTATTACAAAAGACGATCGAGTGAAGGGTGTTCCTTCTACAAAAGGACTACTTACATAA